The Desulfonatronum sp. SC1 genomic interval ATAATTGCGTGTTTTAATCAAGGTAACAGAATTTTATGTGCTGCTGGGTTAAGATCTTTAATTGAGGGAATATGCTCAGTCAAAGGAATTAAAAAGGGTCTTGTTGAATACAAGGACAAAAGTGGAAAAATTATACAAAAACAAGACAATGGATTATGGGGTAAAATTTCTGGTTTGTCAGAAAACGGAATACTAACAAAAAATAATGCTGAATTCTTGAATAATTTTAGATTCTTAGGAAATGATGCATTGCATAATCTTTCGGCTCCATCCAAAGAAGAGTTGCGAATTTCAATTGAAATAGTTGAACATATACTCGAGAACATTTTTGAAATAGAAAAAAAAGTAGAGCGGCTTAAAAAACATATGGATAAAAGAAGAATTAAATAATCAAGATCAATATATGATATGAAGTTTTAAAAACTGATTTAATAAAAAATGTCACTAGTGTCCCAATGTTTTTCATCAATCAATGCTTAACAA includes:
- a CDS encoding DUF4145 domain-containing protein: MNDQYDIIKEGQTEDKELIILCGVCKTETTHIVLKSISHHYGNEAVDGRTEYQIVQCQGCKCPSFRDEGVFSEDWDPGTGPNVRVHIYPERSSQMLDLKHFYEIPPNLSQIYEEIIACFNQGNRILCAAGLRSLIEGICSVKGIKKGLVEYKDKSGKIIQKQDNGLWGKISGLSENGILTKNNAEFLNNFRFLGNDALHNLSAPSKEELRISIEIVEHILENIFEIEKKVERLKKHMDKRRIK